The Musa acuminata AAA Group cultivar baxijiao chromosome BXJ1-3, Cavendish_Baxijiao_AAA, whole genome shotgun sequence genome window below encodes:
- the LOC135621953 gene encoding cytochrome P450 71A1-like — MSLLFFLVPFLLLAILLAFKVVLSGKTQLRLPPSPPGLLLLGNLHQLSSLPHRSLLDLSHKHGPVMLIRMGQVPALIVSSADAAQELFKTHDLAISTRPASKAAMKITYGARNISFAPYGERWRQAKKLAVVHLLSLKRVLSLRALRHDEVRRMMERVAAACAGGGLPRGEVDLSEVLYEYANATAYHAAAGKETKEGRTAARYRAVVDDGSVLLGGFQVADAFPALGWLSAITGTDAKLDRIGRRIDEFLSGILQEHIERAEQGFNRNEDFVDVLLSLQRDDAGDLGLAEIDIKAITMDLIAAGTDTSFVSLEWAMAELVRNPRAMKKLQDEVRQVADGKPMVVEEDVNQMTYLKAVIKEVLRLHAPVPILVPRETMSSFSLQGYHVPAKTRVIVNAWAIARDPKSWEAPEEFKPERFMDNAVDYRGNDFLFIPFGAGRRMCPGINFAMATIEIALANLLYHFNWELPDGLNPVDLDMSEAPGLVTPKKIPLRLIAVPKDPLV; from the exons ATGTCACTCCTCTTCTTCCTTGTTCCCTTCCTTCTGCTGGCAATTCTGTTGGCCTTCAAAGTCGTGTTGTCTGGGAAGACCCAGCTGAGACTCCCGCCCTCTCCGCCCGGTCTTCTCCTCCTCGGCAACCTCCACCAGCTGAGCTCGCTTCCCCACCGCTCGCTCCTCGACCTTTCCCACAAGCATGGCCCCGTCATGCTCATCCGCATGGGCCAAGTCCCGGCGCTCATCGTGTCCTCCGCCGACGCCGCCCAGGAGCTATTCAAGACCCACGACCTCGCTATCTCCACCCGCCCTGCCTCGAAAGCGGCGATGAAGATCACCTACGGCGCCCGGAACATCTCGTTCGCCCCCTACGGCGAGCGCTGGCGCCAGGCCAAGAAGCTGGCCGTGGTGCACCTCCTGAGCCTCAAGCGCGTGCTCTCCTTGCGGGCCTTGCGCCACGACGAGGTCCGCAGGATGATGGAGCGCGTCGCGGCGGCGTGCGCCGGCGGCGGGCTGCCGCGGGGTGAGGTGGATCTGAGCGAGGTGCTGTACGAGTACGCCAACGCCACGGCGTACCACGCCGCGGCGGGGAAGGAGACGAAGGAGGGGAGGACGGCGGCGAGGTACCGGGCCGTGGTAGACGACGGGTCGGTGCTGCTGGGGGGGTTCCAGGTAGCCGACGCGTTTCCGGCACTGGGGTGGCTGAGCGCCATCACCGGAACCGACGCCAAGCTCGACAGAATCGGAAGGAGGATCGACGAGTTCCTCAGCGGGATACTGCAAGAGCATATCGAGCGAGCTGAGCAGGGCTTCAATAGGAATGAAGACTTCGTGGATGTTCTTCTGTCGCTCCAGAGAGATGACGCCGGAGACTTGGGACTCGCAGAAATCGACATCAAAGCTATCACCATG GACTTGATCGCTGCTGGGACAGACACGTCCTTCGTATCACTGGAATGGGCCATGGCAGAGCTCGTGCGGAACCCAAGAGCGATGAAGAAGCTGCAAGACGAAGTACGGCAGGTCGCCGACGGCAAGCCGATGGTGGTAGAAGAGGACGTGAACCAAATGACCTATCTGAAAGCTGTGATCAAGGAGGTCCTGCGATTGCACGCTCCGGTCCCGATCCTGGTTCCACGAGAGACCATGAGCAGCTTCTCGTTGCAGGGTTACCATGTCCCGGCCAAAACAAGGGTTATCGTCAACGCCTGGGCCATAGCGAGAGATCCCAAGTCCTGGGAAGCACCAGAGGAGTTCAAACCCGAGAGGTTCATGGACAACGCCGTGGACTACAGAGGCAATGACTTCCTGTTCATCCCATTTGGAGCTGGACGAAGGATGTGCCCTGGAATCAACTTCGCCATGGCCACCATCGAGATTGCTCTGGCCAACCTCCTGTATCACTTCAACTGGGAATTACCTGACGGCTTGAACCCGGTGGATTTGGACATGTCGGAAGCTCCTGGACTCGTCACTCCAAAGAAGATCCCTCTTCGCCTTATTGCCGTCCCCAAGGATCCGCTAGTATAA